Genomic window (Pristiophorus japonicus isolate sPriJap1 chromosome 9, sPriJap1.hap1, whole genome shotgun sequence):
AAAGTCATAAAACCTAAATGAGACATGAGCATAACTGCCTCTGACAACTGCTGTGGGGGGGCGTGCAGGAGACGTTCTATACAACAAACAAGTAATCTTCTCACTGAGGGGACCCTGATCAAACAGATTCGTGCATTCGGATGCAGCCGCTGGATTTCAGGCTTAAATATGAGGGTTGGAAGAGTTAACACTTACTACAGTCGAGGAGCCCTTAGTTTGGACACTAAGGTGATATTACCCGGGATAAGGTAGGCCTGACCAGTATTTGGGTCTGGTAGCATAAAAAGGAAACCTTTAGTTATTTACtttgtatatgttgtgctgtgcatAATCATTGCCTCTGTGAGAGATTTAGCCTTGGTTATAAAAATAAAAGTCTTCACGGTTAATCCGacattgtgtgtatgtgtctataattCCCGGAGTCACCAACACTGTTACGTAAGGCAAAGGCACACTGCTTTTTACCTGCACATGAACAGGGagatctgggggtatgtgtgcacaaatcgttgatgttggcggggtaggttgagaaagcgtgATTGTTGTAGATGGTTTGTGCAATGGTTGCCCTAGTGCTCTGACAAAACGTGGATGTCTGCTCTCTTTCAATGAAAGTACTGAAGGCAGAAGATTGATAACATGGGGGTGATTTCTTTACTATCAAACAGGCGAGCATTTATTCCTAACAAATGAGCATCCATCCTAACACGACTCGCTGTCCTTCCCCTCTGACCCTGCTTTCTATCCCAAATTGATTCTCTGCTTTGTGAGTCTTTCTCCCATCCAATCGTCCAAAGTCTGTTCCTTTCTCAATCGTGATTTTCACTCCCACTCGCCCGAGCCCTCCTTTCTCCTCTAGCTTTTTCCTGTCTGTCCGTCTCTCCCAAtacctccttctgtggctcggtgtcaaaaaatgtttttattgctaCCGCtcatgttaagcgccttgggatgttttgcgacGTTAAATGCAATATCAAAGGTCGCACATGATACAAACCTTGGCAACACAGtacatagtgagcaggatagtatcaGATTTCAGGAGCACAtaggctggtaaaatgggcagacacatggcagatgcaagttagtgtgaataagtgtgaagtgatgcactttgggaatgtATGGGCAGATCGCTGCACTGTTTGTAAGGGGACTGCGTCTATAAATAAACTAGCATGGTGAACCAGCGAGGAATTGCATGGAGTGAGGAGCAGGATCTGTGTCTAATgtcaggtgtgagtgtgtgagagtgtgtgtgagagagaatgcgtgtgagtgtgagtgtgtgtgagagtgtgtgtgtgtgtgtgtgtgtgtgtgtgtgtgtgtgtgtgtgtgaaagagacagTATCGGGAGAGTTCACTCCCAGTCACACAGCAATGGGACCTGCACTGTTTAAAGATCCACACATAGCCATTAATGTAACAAGAAGATATCAATTTATTTagaaatgaaacatagaaatttacagcgcagaaggaggccatttcggcccatcgtgtccacgccgacgaGGCCCTCGGTCATCAgcactgaaggttatatataaacttatgaacaatgaacgatggcggacaggtaaagagcatccagcccaaccagtctgtctctcacaactgcgatatcccttgcactgaaacattctacactccaccccaactggtgccgtgtgatctcctgggagaggcaaaaacgagataaaaacccaggccaatttagggaaaaaaatctgggaaaattcctctccgacccatcgaggcgatcgaaactagtccaggagatcactctggccgtattccatGCCCTGCAGTGcttgccattatatctgtgccgaccaacaaaagatcatccagtctaatcccaattaccagtctaggtctgtaatcctgcaggttacgccactttaagtgcccatccaaccatctcttaaaagtggtgagggtttctgcatccaccactcttccaggcagtgagttccaaatccccaaACCCTCTGCCATGTACATGCCATAAAATTACATGCTTAGAAATCAGGTTGAATGGTTGATCATTCTGCTGCTGAGAGgaggtggagaaggttggtggtctGAGCATTGGACCTTCTTCAGACTGTTGGTGAATGGCAGCAAGGAGCATCAGCAGGTTGGGGCCTTCATAGGAGCATAGCACTTCTCGGTACAGCGGGtgctggagagcgatggctgtgaacACAGCGACTGGACTGGACGTCACCAAGgtacaggtcactgattggagcgtgggcaggtacagcaggagcagcgaggccaGGGCGAAGGTGctgtgagagattgcagagcgatgtggtcggggcccaggacaggcgtgagttcggggctcagaagaggcgtgggcacagggggagggaccacctgtgatgatgatggtgaacGGTAGCAGGTCCTGTGCCACCAGCTGACCTTCCGGGCAAGTCGGACACGTTCCGACTGTTGGTGTAGTAAAAAGGCCAAGTAATTTGCGCTTGCTCGCAGTTGTTCCTGGGGGCCTTGGAAGAATGACTGGCAATCTTGGGCGTACGATGTCATCTGTTTCGGGAGATCTTTAGCCAACTGGTGTGAAATGCTTGTTAAGAATCCCACGTAGTTCCTGGTGGGCGCATCTTCATAATCATCGATCATTGAGGAAGCCTCGACAGATCCAAGGAGTGGGAGCAGTAATCGGAGTGTGGAACAACAAGCCCTGGTCAcctcctcactccctccatccAGGTGCAACAACAAGCGCACCAGATTAGAATGGGCCTGTCGGCAGAAGGAGGATTTGGAACCTCCTATTCCACACTTGGCCAAGATCCCCAACACGCTGAACGCTTCAGCCCGCACCTTATCCGATTCAGCCTCAAAGAGAGGTTGGATCGTGGCGAGGATTTTCCCTAGAAAGGGTTGGATGATGCTTGCTCCTGACAGGATTAAGTGTTTTGAGAGGCATGACAGTACCTCAAATAATATCACTTCTGCCTGATTCTCCTGGATCCCCAACACAGTAATCATTGTGTGTATCATGCTCTCAGACAAACTTTTAGTATCATGATGCACTCGAACATTATACAGGCCCCTGACACACACCAACTGGACAACTGGGGAACCACAGAGCAAACAGCTTCGCAATCTACTCGCCAGAATGCCGGTCAGCTGCTGCTGTGAAGCCAGTGGGGATTTCAACAGCTCTGAAAAGAAGCAAGCCACGGTGACTGCCCGACAGTCTTGAAGCGTAAGGATTTGGGCCGCCAGCAGTGTCACAATGCCAGTCAGACAGGGGCCTGCAAACCTCCCCATTGCCCTGGCCAACAGGACAACGCCCTTGTGGGACGTGCGGAGATCCATCATCTGGTCCCAGCCTCCACTTTGCTCCATGTTGTTCAGCACTGCTTGGTTCTTTGTCCGTTCTAGCAGGTCCTTCAGCGTCTGCGCACAGTTCACACATAAATCACTGCTCTCCAGTGTTAGAGGCTCACTGGAGATTTCACTCTGCTGGAAATGATCATCAGGAACCAAACCACTGACCAGACAAACATCCGTGCAAGCGTTAAGATAAATGAGCAGGGCACTAAATATTTGCGGGAATAACAATGTCACCGCCGTTGCCGACTCAGGCTCATTTATCATTGCCTGCAGCCCACAGATGGCAGCCAGGGATTCTTGGCTCCAATGTTTGGTTGTCTGGCCAGGATCGGTTCTGCCTACTGGAAATGGCAGCTGATTATTCAGGATGTCCAGCAGCTCTCCCATTGTACTCATGACACAGTCAGTGTTCTCTGCCAGTGCTTGCCACATGGCACTGACGTACTTGTCCAAAAGGTACAGGGTAGGTGAGGAGACAGGACACAACTGTTGAACTGTTGTGGGAGGACAAAAtggcgatgctccttaaaaccaaacgTTTCACCTCCTGATGAGCAACTGACTCCAACTGAGCCCTCAACATGTGAATTATCTCTGCCACCCGATCCTGAAGTTCACTGCCACATCTCTCGATGATGGCTTTCACGAGGGCAgcggctgcactggaacagctgagGTGTTGGTCGGACAATTCCTTGAAGGACATGAAGAGTAAGTTGGTCAGCTGGTCATGGGGCAAACACTTGGCAATGACCTCCGCGATCTGGTAGCAAGTTTGAAAGAGGACTGAAGCATCATGGTTAACTAATTGTTCCCTGACTGCTTTCAGAATCTCCAACTGCTCCTTTTGCTGATCCCGATCGGTGCCTTCATACGATATCTGAATGGCCAGAATGGTGTATAAAGTGTCCAGAGCCATCCATCGAATGGGAAGCGAAGGGTCTGCACAACGCGGCATCAGTCGTCCAATCAGAGTCCCCAGGTTATTTGCAGGCGCCACATGATGAACATTGAGCTGCTGTCTGTAAAATGTCAGCAGCTGTAAGTTCATGTTCATGGCGCTCTCTCGCTCGTGAGCTTCTCCTGAAATAATCCAAACTTCCACCTGGTTCAAAATGACCTGAAGTCCTTCAGGGGTCAGGTCCTGAAGCAATAATTGCTTCAGAAGCTCTTCCAGGGAACTCATGGTCTGGGTATAAAGTGTTGCCACCACTTTTGTATCCCCATTCATGTCCTTGGCATTGTCCAGTTGTGGTGGTAACACGCTGAAAGTGCTGGTCAGGCAGGCTTGGATCAGCTGGCAGGTGTCCGCTCTGGTTGTTCTAATGTTTAATTTGATCAGCTGTATGCAGGCGTCCATGGCTAGCTGTCGGACAGGGCTCTGCAGCAGCTCTGGTGGCTCGGCCTTGATAACATCCAGCATGAACGTCAGCAGCTTCTTGTTTCTGATCAGGTTGAGGGGAACGCTCTGGCGATTTGCATGTAGGGAGCTGGCTATCTGTGTAATGGCCTTTATCAGGCTGAGCTTTAGTGTAGCATCCCCGGATTCCGACTTTTTCTCCTGCCCAGTTGTGGTGTATAGGTTGAACACAGCTGGCAAGATGTGGGTCTCAACCGTGGACAGCACTAGTTCCACAGGTGCATAGAAGGCCATGTTCCCATAACTCAGGACCAGAGTGCTCTTGGCCAAATCCCCATCTGGCTTGGCCCCAAGAATGTTCAAGAAACCTTTCGCTTTCAAGTGGTTGGACTTCGCAAACTCCTTCAGGCTACTGAGGGTTTCAACAAAGTGCGTCATGGCACAGAAACCAATGGCGAGGGCtgcaccctctctctccgcactctcactgtgctgcacacTCACTAGCATTTTGGAAAGCTGCCCCTTTATTTGCTTAGCGTGGGTGTgacggagcactgtccccagggatTTATAGAGAAAGCCCTTCTCTTGTGGGGAGAGATTGCCGATGCCGATCTCGCTGTGTATTTGATTGGCGAGCTGACATGTCCATTCCTCATCGTCAATGGCATTGAGGGATGTGGACAAGACCAGCAATAATTTATCCTCCCATTCCCTTTGGACCAGAGACTCCTTTGAATTTGTCAGCAGTTCCTCGACCAATGACGGaagctcctcttcccaccccctcgcTGTTGCTGGGTGGATATTGACGCTCAGAACTCGCATTAGCCTCAGTGCCGCAGCTCCTCGGCCTCCTCCCTGATATGGGCAACTAGACACGACGAGGAGCCGGGTCAGCAATGCCTGGGCTCGGGGGAGATTTACATCTTCACTGCTGGTGAGGAAATACCTTTCACTGCCGACTTGCAGCTTCTTCTTCCCAAGATATGCAGCACAGTTATATATGGTTGTCGAAGCAGTGGTGTACTGGGGCGTAGTAACGAACTGCAGTAAGAATGGCCAAAGGATATCCTCCATCTTAACTGCAGTTGTGATTACGTACATTACTGTTTCACATACAGTCACTACTTCCTCATCAGTAACCTGGTCTGGCCGATTATTGGACGGTACAGAGGTCCTTGAGTCAATGGGTGCAGCACACTCTTGGATAAGAAATTCCACCATTGCCTTGCCTCCCTCTGGCTCAAGGTAACCTTGCTGGGCCATGACACAGATTACCTTGGCAACGAGTTTCTTCTCCAGGTTGCTGCTCTTGTTTTGGAGAAGTGGTTTCAAGGCGGCCACAATCTGAGCCTTCCTCTCAGATTGTGGGGAGACCGATATAACGAGCTGTTTCAATACATTGAGTGTTGCTACTCTCGTGTTTTGTTCAGTCTTCTTTAACTGTGAGAGGATAAGTTTCTGTATTGAATCTCCATAAGCTGGGGCCAGAACTTCAAAACAGCTAAGGATCTTCTTCTCAGCAAAATGGTCATCATATCCGGCCAACACACACATCTGCTGGTGGAGACTTTGAAGCAGATTGTCCACCTGTGCTTTCAGCCCCTTCATCTTAATCTCCATGGCAACCTCCAGTACGCGGCACAGACACTCTGTAATGGAACAATGCCCGGGGTGCTTCTTGTAGAGAGAGAGGATGCTACGAAATAACCTAGGCAGCTCCTCCTCCAGTGTGTCCTTCGGCAGCAGGGCGATGATATAGCCGAGAGCTTCCACGATCGGGATCGTCAATGCAGAGGCTTCCTTCTCAAGCCACACCTTGAGTACAAGACTATAGACAGAGTGGAACACGGAGGAGAAAGAATCTTTCGTCATGTTAAATTCTGCGGCTTCCTCCACATTTCCCAGATAAATTAGGATGCTCTTGGCAAAGCTCCCCACCGCTGAAACAAATGCGGACTTGAGCTCAGCCTGGTCAACACCAACAAATACTGGAATCATGGTCCCCAAGATGGATTTCAGTAAGGGCACCATGCCGTGCACATTTTCCACAGCCAGTTTTGTGAATGTCTTGACCACGTACACATGTGGAAGGATCCCTTGTTTTAAACTCTTTTTCATCAACTCCACAACTTCCTTCCTGAATCTGAAGCTCATGGTAACCAGGAGATTGCTGGCAGCTTCCTGGCTCTCAGCTTGTGCTCCTGCTGACATTGTCATCCAAATTTCAGCCAAAGCGATAACTTTCTGGGCGAGTGCGTGGCTGAGTTGATCAAGGTTGTCCTTGATAATCATCACCATGCTCTCCAATATTACCACACTGTGTGGAGCTGTCTGCATGGTGCGATGGCACAGATAATCATGGCAACTGGTTATTATTATCTCTGGGTGCTGACGCCCCAGTGTCAGGATGATCTTTGATATTTTCTCCCGACAACTTTCACCTTCCTCGGCTGTCATCTTCAAGAGGGCAACTGAGAAAGTTTTGACATTGACGGACATTTTCGTTGTCAAATTCTACAATTTTTCAAGCTAAGTTTTAAGCAAATAATTTCTGTGAGTATGGATTGGCAATGATTACTCACTCAGTCAGTTTGTATTCAGATGACTTCTCTTCTTTCAATTCGATGATGAACACACTGTTTTCAATTTGTTCTTTATGATTATCCAGGATTTGGATAGTTTTGATTAAAGCACTTGCCTTGAAGCTCTCACCTCTTTGCTTCCTCACGCACAAATGCACAGTTTCAACCACTTTGCTGTATTTTGTCGCCCCTGTGGTTTCTGGGTTGTCATAGTGTTCATTGTGAGGCCAGGTTACATACCCCTCAGTTGTGATGTGGCCCTGGGTCATGTGCCCATATAAGTCCTGCCAGCTGTGtcagtttaaggtgggtggtggggtgAAGGCCCAGGCCTGAGATACAGACCAAACGGTCAATGCAACATTCGCAACCCTTGGCAGCCATATTGGATTGAGCAGGTGTTTGTTCCTAATAAAGAACCCACTGCACCACAGACTCTTAAAGTACACGTGACAAAAGATGTCGAAATGGGAGTGTAGGACATACATTTCTAGCAGAATTGCCCCAAATTGGGATATGAAATCAATTTTAAATACATTATAAATAAAAGATCTGACGTCATGAGATGATTCCAGTGTTGGAATGGGAAAGCATCATTTCCAGCCCAGAACAATAAGGCTCCTTCACTCCAGTAGGATAGTCTCAAATAACATGGAATAGGTCTAGAAAAGATGAGTAAACACAGTTGTATGTTTGTACGTTCATCACTGTCTAAACAAATGATCCCACTGACTttctctgctcctctaattctggcctcttgagcatccccgatgttaatcgctccaccattggtggccgtgccttcagctgccaatgccttaagctctggaatgccctccctaaccTCTCGACTTCTTTgtatctctttcctcatttaagacactccttaaaacctacctctttgaccatctgccctaatatctccttatgtggttcaagtAGACCatagggcccctcaagcctgctctgccatttgatacgatcatggctgagtgaatcatgaactcaggtccacttccctgcccgctccccataaccccttaatcccttattgtttaagaaactgtctatctctgtcttaaatttattcaatgtcccagcttccacagctctctgaggcagcgaattccttattagtcagcaaattgtgttagggaatttgatgggattgaaggccgataaatgcccaaggcctgatagtctgcatcccaaagtacttaaggaagtggccctagaaatagtagatgcattggtgattatttttccaacaatctattgactttggatccgttcctatggattggagggttgctaatgtaacaccactttttaaaaagggagggagagagaaaacggggaattatagaccggttagcctgacatcagtagtggggaaaatggtggaatcaattattaaagatggaatagcagcgcatttggaagcagtgacaggatcggtccaatcaagcatggatttatgaaagggaaatcatgcttgacaaatcttctagaattttttgaggatgtaactagtagagtggacaagggagaaccagtggatgtatgtatttggactttaaaaaggcttttgacaaggtcccacacaagagattagtgtgcaaaattaaagcacatggtattgggggtaatgtattgacgtggatagagaactggttcacagacaggaagcagagagtcgggataaacgggtccttctcagaatggcaggcagtgactagtgggatgccgcagggctcagtgctgcgacctcagctctttacaatgatttagatgaaggaattgaatgtaatatctccaagtttgcagatacactaagctgggtggcagtgtgagctgtgaggaggatgctgagaggctgcaggttgacttggacagattaggtgagtgggcaaatgcatggcagatgtagtataatgtggataaatgtgaggttatccactttggtggcaaaaacatgaaggaagaaggggtaaaccatttaggactgaggtgaggagaaacttcttcactcagagagttgttaacctgtggaattccctgccgcaaatagttgttgatgccagttcattggatatattcaagagggagttagatatggcccttacggctcaagggatcaaggggtatggagagaaagcaggaaaggggtactgaggtgaatgatcagccatgaagggccgaatggcctactcgtgcacctattttctatgtttctatgtttctatctggatggcagcagattaggaaaagggaaggtgcaacgagacctgggtgtcatggtacatcagtcactgaaagttggcatgcaaggtatggcaggcg
Coding sequences:
- the LOC139273330 gene encoding maestro heat-like repeat-containing protein family member 1; translated protein: MSVNVKTFSVALLKMTAEEGESCREKISKIILTLGRQHPEIIITSCHDYLCHRTMQTAPHSVVILESMVMIIKDNLDQLSHALAQKVIALAEIWMTMSAGAQAESQEAASNLLVTMSFRFRKEVVELMKKSLKQGILPHVYVVKTFTKLAVENVHGMVPLLKSILGTMIPVFVGVDQAELKSAFVSAVGSFAKSILIYLGNVEEAAEFNMTKDSFSSVFHSVYSLVLKVWLEKEASALTIPIVEALGYIIALLPKDTLEEELPRLFRSILSLYKKHPGHCSITECLCRVLEVAMEIKMKGLKAQVDNLLQSLHQQMCVLAGYDDHFAEKKILSCFEVLAPAYGDSIQKLILSQLKKTEQNTRVATLNVLKQLVISVSPQSERKAQIVAALKPLLQNKSSNLEKKLVAKVICVMAQQGYLEPEGGKAMVEFLIQECAAPIDSRTSVPSNNRPDQVTDEEVVTVCETVMYVITTAVKMEDILWPFLLQFVTTPQYTTASTTIYNCAAYLGKKKLQVGSERYFLTSSEDVNLPRAQALLTRLLVVSSCPYQGGGRGAAALRLMRVLSVNIHPATARGWEEELPSLVEELLTNSKESLVQREWEDKLLLVLSTSLNAIDDEEWTCQLANQIHSEIGIGNLSPQEKGFLYKSLGTVLRHTHAKQIKGQLSKMLVSVQHSESAEREGAALAIGFCAMTHFVETLSSLKEFAKSNHLKAKGFLNILGAKPDGDLAKSTLVLSYGNMAFYAPVELVLSTVETHILPAVFNLYTTTGQEKKSESGDATLKLSLIKAITQIASSLHANRQSVPLNLIRNKKLLTFMLDVIKAEPPELLQSPVRQLAMDACIQLIKLNIRTTRADTCQLIQACLTSTFSVLPPQLDNAKDMNGDTKVVATLYTQTMSSLEELLKQLLLQDLTPEGLQVILNQVEVWIISGEAHERESAMNMNLQLLTFYRQQLNVHHVAPANNLGTLIGRLMPRCADPSLPIRWMALDTLYTILAIQISYEGTDRDQQKEQLEILKAVREQLVNHDASVLFQTCYQIAEVIAKCLPHDQLTNLLFMSFKELSDQHLSCSSAAAALVKAIIERCGSELQDRVAEIIHMLRAQLESVAHQEVKRLVLRSIAILSSHNSSTVVSCLLTYPVPFGQVRQCHVASTGREH